Part of the Candidatus Glassbacteria bacterium genome, GCCGATGAGATCGGGGCGCTCAACGAGGCGGCCGCTGCCAACGGCGCGCTGCTCAAGCTGATTTTCGAGAACGATTATCTGACCCGTGACTCGTTCAAGATCAGGCTCTGCGAGATTTGCAGCCGTGTTGGAGCTGCGTTTGTCAAAACCTCCACCGGCTACGGGTTTGCCAGGCAGCCCGACGGCTCCTACTCCTACCGCGGGGCCACGGAACACGACCTGAAGTTGATGCGCAAGCACAGCGCGCCGGGAGTCCGGCTCAAGGCCGCCGGGGGCGTGCGCACGCTGGACCAGTTGCTCAAAGTTCTGGAGCTGGGCGTTACGCGGGTGGGCCTCAGCGCCACCAAAGCGATACTTGATGAGGCACGGGAACGTGGGTGGGGGTAGGAGCTAGCCACCTGTGGTGTGCTGCTAGTGTAACATCTGTGATAAACAAACTAGCTTGTGTAACACATTGCCACATAGATGATACACAACTAGAATTGTGCAACACTCATGAATCACAAAATTTCTAGCTACATTTGAACCAACTCGATTAAATCTTTAAACATCAGTATCTCAGCTTGCCTGCCACGGCTTTCCCTCACGGTAACAAGAATTTTTTCTTTTTTCAAAGCATTCAATATACGCAGGGCGCTCTGTTTCTGGATTTGCGATCTGATTGCAAATCCAGTGGTCTGGAAGATAGGCCTTTCAAATAATGCATCTAACGTCTGTATGGCAAACTGAGACCGTGTAGCTTGTGATATACGATCTTTCATATCATTGTACAGTCCTACAATCTGCATGGCTTTATTTTTGTTTTCATGGGCCTGTTCTATAATCGCTCCAAGGAAAAAAGCAATCCACC contains:
- the deoC gene encoding deoxyribose-phosphate aldolase; its protein translation is MANKLSDLAKAIDHSLLHPTLTDRELREGCEFARDNRLAAVSIKPYAVAMAAGILAGSGVAPGAVVGFPHGNSRISVKVHEATVAIDDGATELDAVVNIGKVLGGDWEYVADEIGALNEAAAANGALLKLIFENDYLTRDSFKIRLCEICSRVGAAFVKTSTGYGFARQPDGSYSYRGATEHDLKLMRKHSAPGVRLKAAGGVRTLDQLLKVLELGVTRVGLSATKAILDEARERGWG